One window of the Scyliorhinus canicula chromosome 25, sScyCan1.1, whole genome shotgun sequence genome contains the following:
- the LOC119957034 gene encoding cyclin-dependent kinase 4 inhibitor D-like, producing the protein MGKNVLDGDKLTKAAVRGDWQEVKRLLVEEKVNANAVNKYDQTALQVMMLGSTLVAEELLKNGAKPNAQDKWGFTPAHDVARCGFLDTMMVLTKYKADVNIKDATGSLPIHLAAQEGYLDLVQYLAPMSSILHKNSSGQTPLDLARASNRTGVVAWLEQQLQAMETETPH; encoded by the exons ATGGGCAAAAACGTACTGGACGGGGACAAGCTGACCAAGGCTGCAGTGCGGGGGGACTGGCAGGAGGTGAAGCGTCTGCTGGTCGAGGAGAAGGTGAACGCCAATGCGGTGAATAAATACGACCAAACCGCACTGCAG GTGATGATGCTGGGCAGCACATTGGTCGCAGAGGAACTGCTGAAGAACGGGGCAAAGCCCAATGCTCAGGATAAATGGGGCTTCACTCCGGCACATGACGTGGCCCGGTGCGGTTTCTTGGATACCATGATGGTCCTGACGAAATACAAGGCAGACGTGAACATCAAGGATGCCACAGGCTCTCTCCCCATACACCTGGCTGCGCAAGAGGGCTACTTGGACCTTGTCCAGTACCTGGCTCCAATGTCAAGCATCCTGCACAAGAATTCCAGTGGGCAAACCCCATTGGACCTGGCGAGAGCCTCCAACAGAACTGGAGTAGTGGCTTGGTTAGAGCAGCAATTGCAAGCGATGGAGACCGAAACTCCACACTGA